From a region of the Cervus canadensis isolate Bull #8, Minnesota chromosome 33, ASM1932006v1, whole genome shotgun sequence genome:
- the LOC122433839 gene encoding LOW QUALITY PROTEIN: endogenous retrovirus group PABLB member 1 Env polyprotein-like (The sequence of the model RefSeq protein was modified relative to this genomic sequence to represent the inferred CDS: inserted 1 base in 1 codon), giving the protein MSVNAYLYYENRSVSSPNDFNRFEGNYYQVWDEYFWMTPEKGQLLTPADICWEQKTHVPTFGGREFPGYHMKHMGLLPTHKCKTVMDVTFIVNKSVIWPGTDWENSPGIRWVAPNNTRWICGYNLWPWLPVGWVGRCTLGFVFAPGRILKKKXSQPVNLPYVKARWSRSVFHWYDYLASIFVPSLGATDIMLRVEALNNFTKQALTDTRRALEALNEEQKQMRKAVLQNHMALDILTASQGGTCALIKMECCVYIPDYSSNVSDALEDMKQQVAAMDFSDFSIWSQISAWFHSGWWKSIIFIIICILLLLCFGPCICQCLSEMINKRLLMFSRLQTRPFPSREI; this is encoded by the exons ATGAGTGTTAATGCATACTTATATTACGAAAATAGATCTGTTTCTTCTCCTAATGATTTTAATCGATTTGAGGGTAACTACTACCAAGTTTGGGacgaatatttctggatgacccctGAAAAAGGACAGCTACTGACCCCTGCTGATATTTGCTGGGAGCAAAAGACTCATGTACCAACATTTGGAGGCCGAGAATTTCCAGGATATCACATGAAACATATGGGACTATTGCCTACCCACAAATGTAAGACTGTAATGGATGTAACGTTTATTGTCAACAAGTCTGTTATTTGGCCAGGGACAGATTGGGAAAATAGCCCTGGTATAAGATGGGTAGCCCCAAATAACACTCGATGGATTTGTGGATACAACCTTTGGCCCTGGCTCCCTGTAGGATGGGTGGGGAGATGTACCCTAGGGTTTGTGTTTGCCCCTGGgagaattctaaagaaaa ttagtCAACCTGTTAATTTACCTTATGTTAAAGCCCGGTGGTCACGCTCTGTTTTTCATTGGTATGATTATTTAGCCTCAATTTTTGTGCCCTCTTTAGGAGCCACTGATATTATGCTCAGGGTAGAGGCTCTGAACAATTTTACAAAACAAGCTTTGACAGATACTAGAAGAGCTTTAGAGGCtcttaatgaagaacaaaaacagatgagaaaagccgTTCTACAAAATCATATGGCTCTGGATATTCTAACAGCCTCTCAAGGGGGAACATGTGCCTTAATAAAAATGgagtgttgtgtatatattcctgattattCCTCAAATGTTTCTGATGCTTTAGAAGATATGAAACAACAAGTAGCTGCTATGGATTTTTCTGACTTCAGCATTTGGAGTCAGATATCTGCCTGGTTTCATAGTGGTTGGTGGAAAtctataatttttatcattatatgcatattgttattgctgtgttttggcccttgcatttgtcaatgcttatctgagatgataaataaaagattgctgATGTTTTCCCGTTTGCAAACGCGGCCATTTCCTTCGAGGGAGATATAA